TAATAAAGTTCAACGCCTTCATCATGCGGTACAAAATGGTCGCGCTCTGCGCGCGGTCTGCCGTCTCACCCGGCGCGAAGCGATCGTTGTCCATCCCGCTTACGATCTTCTCCTGAATCGCCGCGGCTGCCGCCTCCTGTGCCCAAGCCGGAACGTCGCCTTGATCCGAGAAACGCTTCAGCAGCTCGCTCGATGCTTCCTTCGTGAGGCTGGACGAGTAGCCTGCGGACTTCATCGCGTTGTACATCAGCTGCACCATCTCTTGACGGCTGATGCGCTGCTCCGGACGGAACGTATTGTCCTCGTAGCCGTTGACTAGCTTCTCCTTCACCGCGATCGACACAGCGCCTGCGAACCATTGGTCCGGCTGCACGTCGGTGAAGCCGACAGCTCCGCTCTTGTCTGGCACTAGACCGAGGCTGCGCGTCAGCATCGTGATGAACTCGGCACGAGTGACCGACTTCTCCGGACGGAAGGTACCGTCCTCGAAGCCGTTCAAGAAGTACTTGGACGCCAGCGTCTCCACGACATCACTCGCGTAGCTTCCGGACATGTCCGTGAACTGCTTCTTATTTTTCACAACGGTATAGATGGAGTTGCCCTTACGCAAGATCGTACCATCCAATTGACCGCTACCGCTGACATTGAACATCGTTGGCATCGGATAGTAGCTATTCGTTAGAGGGTCTACATATACGCCTGTCATGTACTTGTAATCAGCTTGTGGAACGGAAGGCATGTATACGGTGTGCTCCAAATAAGCATCAAACCCGTTCATTTCAGTCGTAGTGCCTGTTGATGTAACCTCAATCGTGAACTCGACAGGTGAGACGATCGTATTGCCTGTGCCGAGCATCGATTCAACGAGTGTTGTCGACGAAGCATCCGCCTTCGTCACCTTAATTTGAACTGGGGTTTCGCTTGTCAAACCGATCTCCTGCGCCTTACTGCTGATCGATTTCGTTGGAATACTCAGCGCTCCAAGCTCGGTCTTAATCTGCAGCGACGCTTGCTCCGATTGCTGCTGCAGCGTCTGGAATGTACCGATCTGCAGCGTTGCCTGTACTTGATCTCCCTTGCCCGGGACATCGATGACGACAACCGGCTTCGGTTGATTCGCTGCACTCGTTTTCGCTATGGTCGCAATGTAGTCCTGCAGCTTCTTATTGTCCACAACGGCCTTCAGCACCTGCTTGCCGTTCTCGGTTACTGGCGTGACGACAGTAGCATCCTTCGGCGCTTGGTAAGTAGCTACTTTGCCTGTCGTGACTGGCGTAGCTGGCGGTGTTACAGGTGTAGGCGGCGGAGGTGGTGGAGTCGAACCAGTCGGCCCTGTTGGGCCTCCTCCACCAGTCTGTTGAGCTACATATTGAAAGCCCGCGGTCTGAACCGTTGTGCCTTGACCGACGACGACCGTGTAGCTCCCTACTGGCGCCCCTGAACGTAGATGGAAGCTCGTTTGATACTCGCCGTTTTGGACCGCGACGGAGTCGAAATACTCAACTAGATCATTCGTATTATTAATGACCTTCACCAGCACCGTAGGCAGAGTTGCCGTTCCTTTAATGACGATAGCTTGTCCTGCCGTAACATTCGCTGACGTTTGAACGGTAATCGTAGACAAGGCGGTTGCTTGAGCAGTCGGCAAGGGCCACACGATTCCCGAAACAGGCAGGGTCAGAATGACGGCCGCCGCGACAGTCTGTAACCATTTATTCTTCACGCGTTCACCACTCCTGAATGACGCAGTCGAGCTTGGCGAGCAAGCCCGACCGCGATCGTAATTGGTCTTACTGCTTAGACACGGTTACCGCTTCAGCCAAGGACGTGCCCAAATCGGTGATAGAAGTATCGAACTTATCGATCAGGAACACTTTAACCGTATGCTGTGCAGTCAAGGTGCGGTTGAAGATCGCTGATAGCTGAGCCGCCTCGTTGCTGTTGAATTGAACGACGCTAATGCTCTCCGCTGTCGTACCGTTCATGAGCTGGAACACGACATACTTCTCACCTCCGACCACGATGCCCGCAGTCGGTGTAATGGTCGCCTTCGCCGTAATCCCGTTGTCGTTCGTGAGCTGTGCTGCGACCACATACGGCTTCGCGTTCTCAGCAGCGAACACCGCCGCAGTCTTGGCACTCTCATCCTTGCCAGGTGCCTGTACACTGACGCTGATCGAGCCGTTCTGCACACCGAGCTGTGTGACCTGCACAGAAGCCGTCGTGCTTCCGACAGGTACGATGACCGATCCGTGAAGCGTCGTTCCTGCCGCATCGTACACCTTAACCATATGGCCCGCTTGAACGTTCTTCACCGTTACCGTATCCGCTTGACCTGCCGCGTTATTCGTTACAGTAATATCGCTCGCGAGCGGAGCTGCGGTCACATTCTGCTTCAGCACCTTCACAACGAATGACTTCGTAACCGAAGCGGAGCCTTTCTGAATCACGGCTGTCAATGTCACGATCGTATCACCCTGGGACAGACTCGGGCGTACTACAGTTCCGTTCGCTGTGACGATCGATTGATCGGACGACCATGTGACTGTTGTTCCAGCCGCGCCCGTGGTCGGGAGCGTCAAGCTCTGTGTCACGCTGCTCGCTGTATCCGAGCCGGTATACCCAACCGTTAACGCTGCCGATGCCGCTGCAACAGCTTCCGAATCGGTCTGTACTTGCTTCACTACGTTGACCAGGAACACCTTCGTCGTTGTCTCGGTACCCTTCGTGATCGTAGCTGTCAA
Above is a genomic segment from Paenibacillus sp. YYML68 containing:
- a CDS encoding S-layer homology domain-containing protein, giving the protein MKNKWLQTVAAAVILTLPVSGIVWPLPTAQATALSTITVQTSANVTAGQAIVIKGTATLPTVLVKVINNTNDLVEYFDSVAVQNGEYQTSFHLRSGAPVGSYTVVVGQGTTVQTAGFQYVAQQTGGGGPTGPTGSTPPPPPPTPVTPPATPVTTGKVATYQAPKDATVVTPVTENGKQVLKAVVDNKKLQDYIATIAKTSAANQPKPVVVIDVPGKGDQVQATLQIGTFQTLQQQSEQASLQIKTELGALSIPTKSISSKAQEIGLTSETPVQIKVTKADASSTTLVESMLGTGNTIVSPVEFTIEVTSTGTTTEMNGFDAYLEHTVYMPSVPQADYKYMTGVYVDPLTNSYYPMPTMFNVSGSGQLDGTILRKGNSIYTVVKNKKQFTDMSGSYASDVVETLASKYFLNGFEDGTFRPEKSVTRAEFITMLTRSLGLVPDKSGAVGFTDVQPDQWFAGAVSIAVKEKLVNGYEDNTFRPEQRISRQEMVQLMYNAMKSAGYSSSLTKEASSELLKRFSDQGDVPAWAQEAAAAAIQEKIVSGMDNDRFAPGETADRAQSATILYRMMKALNFIN